One region of Ornithorhynchus anatinus isolate Pmale09 chromosome X5, mOrnAna1.pri.v4, whole genome shotgun sequence genomic DNA includes:
- the GAL3ST4 gene encoding galactose-3-O-sulfotransferase 4 has protein sequence MRPWPGWGLRGLWTAVGVCTTVGFVLQIWGGPFHRRSSSPRGGPPGPWGAPGPQCSPRDHLVFLKTHKTGSSSVLSLLHRYGDRRNLTFALPARYQFGYPRPFQASRVKGYDPQARPPQRYHILCHHMRFNLPEVLRLMPADSFFFSIVRDPASLAASAFSYYRSVSSAFRAAPSLQAFLAAPRRFYRPGGRGDHYARNLLWFDFGLPLPGPEAPAEPRRAARPPGPPRDAGASRPSPGPSPDGPGPRPPAAPSAGARPTGRPGPDPDPVVGGDGPPPSSPSSLPARFVRRALEWVDATFDLVLVAEHFDESLVLLAAALCWELEDVVGFVHNARATGGGRGHGVGERHPLTAVRARAWNDLDWALYLHANRSLWARAERFGLGRLASGVAELRARRAALAGRCLLGGGAVEPGRIADRGLRPFQFGTAGILGYAVRGGLAPRDREACLQLARPELQYKDWLDAKQFGRRTAEGGGGVR, from the exons ATGCGGCCGTGGCCGGGCTGGGGGCTGCGGGGCCTCTGGACGGCGGTGGGCGTCTGCACGACCGTTGGGTTCGTCCTCCAGATCTGGGGGGGCCCCTTCCACAGGAG GTCCTCGAGCCCCCGGGGGGGACCGCCGGGCCCGTGGGGGGCTCCCGGCCCTCAGTGCTCTCCGCGGGACCACCTGGTCTTCCTGAAGACCCACAAGACGGGCAGCAGCTCGGTGCTCAGCCTGCTCCACCGCTACGGCGACAGGCGCAACCTGACCTTCGCCCTGCCCGCCCGCTACCAGTTCGGCTACCCCCGGCCCTTCCAGGCCAGCAGGGTCAAAGGGtacgacccccaggcccggcccccccaACGCTACCACATCCTGTGTCACCACATGCGCTTCAACCTGCCCGAG GTGCTCCGCCTGATGCCCGCCGACAGCTTCTTCTTCTCCATCGTCCGGGACCCGGCCTCGCTGGCGGCGTCGGCCTTCTCCTACTACCGCTCCGTCTCCTCGGCCTTCCGGGCGGCCCCGTCCCTGCAGGCCTTCCTGGCCGCCCCCCGTCGCTTCTACCGGCCCGGGGGCCGCGGAGACCACTACGCTCGCAACCTGCTGTGGTTCGACTTcggcctccccctgcccggccccgagGCCCCCGCCGAGCCGCGGCGGGCCgcgcggccccccggccctccccgggacGCCGGGGCCTCCCGACCCTCTCCCGGGCCCTCGCCggacggccccggcccccggccccccgccgccccctcggcaGGCGCCCGGCCGACCGGACGCCCCGGGCCCGACCCCGACCCGGTCGTCGGCGGGGACGGCCCGCCGCCgtcgtccccctcctccctcccggcccgcttCGTCCGGCGGGCCCTGGAGTGGGTGGACGCGACCTTCGACCTGGTCCTGGTGGCAGAGCACTTCGACGAGTCGCTGGTCCTGCTGGCGGCCGCCCTGTGCTGGGAACTGGAGGACGTGGTCGGCTTCGTCCACAACGCCCGGGCGAccggagggggcagagggcacgGGGTCGGGGAGCGGCACCCGTTGACGGCGGTCCGCGCCCGGGCCTGGAACGATCTGGACTGGGCCCTGTACCTCCACGCCAACCGCAGCCTGTGGGCCCGGGCCGAGCGGTTCGGGCTGGGCCGCCTGGCGAGCGGGGTGGCCGAGctccgggcccggcgggcggcccTGGCCGGGCGCTGCCTGCTGGGGGGAGGGGCCGTGGAGCCGGGCCGGATCGCCGACCGGGGGCTGCGGCCCTTCCAGTTCGGGACGGCCGGGATCCTGGGCTACGCCGTGAGGGGCGGGCTGGCCCCCCGGGACCGCGAGGCCTGCCTGCAGCTGGCCAGGCCCGAGCTCCAGTACAAGGACTGGCTGGACGCCAAACAGTTCGGGCGGAGGACGGCCGAGGGCGGAGGCGGGGTGCGATAA